From the Natronococcus sp. AD-5 genome, one window contains:
- the glyA gene encoding serine hydroxymethyltransferase, with translation MPHHLTDVDPAVADAVDHERERQESTLGMIASENHASEAVLAAQGTVLTNKYAEGYPGARYYGGCEYVDEVERLAIERATELWGADHVNVQPHSGTQANMGVYFAALEPGDTILSLDLTHGGHLSHGHHVNFSGQLYEVAQYEVDPDTGYVEYDALAARAHEVEPDVIVSGSSAYPREFDWERVGEIADEVDAHHLADIAHVTGLVAAGVHSSPVEHASFVTGSTHKTIRAGRGGIIMCDEEYADDVDSAVFPGSQGGPLLHNIAGKAVGFEEARQPAFEKYARRTVSNATALADVLRDRGLSLVSGGTDKHLVLVDLRDSHPDLTGADAEAALSDVGIVVNKNAVPGETRSPFVTSGVRIGTPALTTRGFGSEEIETVGHLIADVIDAPEDDATRERVSDAVDDLCESFPIYK, from the coding sequence ATGCCACACCATCTCACGGACGTCGATCCGGCGGTTGCCGACGCCGTCGATCACGAGCGCGAGCGACAGGAGTCGACTCTCGGAATGATCGCCTCGGAGAACCACGCTTCCGAGGCCGTTCTGGCGGCCCAGGGGACGGTACTGACTAACAAGTACGCCGAAGGGTACCCCGGCGCGCGCTACTACGGCGGCTGCGAGTACGTCGACGAGGTCGAGCGGCTGGCGATCGAACGGGCGACCGAACTCTGGGGTGCGGATCACGTCAACGTCCAGCCCCACTCCGGAACCCAGGCGAACATGGGCGTTTACTTCGCGGCCCTCGAGCCGGGCGACACGATCCTCTCGCTCGACTTGACTCACGGCGGGCACCTCAGTCACGGCCACCACGTCAATTTTTCCGGGCAACTCTACGAGGTCGCCCAGTACGAGGTCGACCCCGACACCGGTTACGTCGAGTACGACGCGCTCGCCGCGCGGGCCCACGAGGTCGAACCCGACGTGATCGTCAGCGGTTCGTCGGCTTATCCCCGCGAGTTCGACTGGGAGCGCGTCGGCGAGATCGCGGACGAGGTCGACGCTCACCACCTCGCCGACATCGCCCACGTCACGGGGCTCGTCGCGGCGGGCGTACACTCGAGTCCCGTCGAGCACGCGTCGTTCGTCACCGGGAGCACGCACAAGACCATTCGAGCCGGCCGAGGCGGCATTATCATGTGCGACGAGGAGTACGCGGACGACGTCGACAGCGCGGTCTTCCCCGGGAGCCAGGGCGGGCCGCTCCTGCACAATATCGCCGGCAAGGCCGTCGGGTTCGAGGAGGCCCGCCAGCCCGCGTTCGAGAAGTACGCCCGACGGACGGTCTCGAACGCGACCGCGCTCGCGGACGTTCTCCGGGACCGGGGCCTGTCACTGGTCTCCGGCGGCACCGACAAGCACCTCGTGCTCGTCGATCTCCGCGACTCGCACCCCGATCTCACCGGGGCGGACGCCGAAGCGGCGCTCTCCGACGTCGGAATCGTCGTCAACAAGAACGCGGTCCCGGGGGAGACGCGCTCGCCGTTCGTCACCAGCGGCGTCCGCATCGGAACGCCGGCGCTAACGACGCGCGGTTTCGGCTCCGAGGAGATTGAGACGGTCGGTCACCTCATCGCCGACGTGATCGACGCCCCCGAGGACGACGCGACGCGCGAACGGGTGTCCGACGCGGTCGACGACCTCTGCGAGTCGTTCCCGATCTACAAGTAG
- a CDS encoding BCCT family transporter: MSDSDTQRPVAEFLDELDHVVFGVGFVVAAVAVLGFILRPETASGYMNSANDFLWTVLGWWYLIAMFVLVAFVGFLIFGPWGNIKLGDDDEEPEFTFLAYFAMLYSAGIAAGIVFWGPAEAIFHYDAVSPFVGAESQSPEAAVGAIQYTFFHWGISAWTAYVVMALPIAYFAYRYDAPLRISTVLAPWIGVENLDSPIAKAIDILAVFATIGGVATTLGLVGSQFLVGVEWMTGVSVGDSGTVLVITGLTVAFTISVALGVEKGIRRLSYFNMGLFAVVTVATFVLGPTAYIMSVGTEALGAYLNQFVTMSFYTGAAESTGGGVAEWVGGWTVFYWAWWFSWTPFVGLFIARISRGRTVRQVAVTGVVASTGVTIPWFATMGGTAIFLQESGRADILTVVGELGEAGSGYPLFEALPLGGLLTVLFLVLVTTFLVTSADSSTLALGMLTTGGAESPSTVNRVIWGFLIGALASLLMVTGGVDALQAAAIITGGPFSIIALLAVASMGLAFGTERSLFLREEDGVEVPGTGDVVGAQDDD; this comes from the coding sequence ATGAGTGATTCAGACACACAACGTCCGGTAGCCGAGTTCCTCGACGAACTCGACCACGTCGTCTTCGGGGTCGGGTTCGTCGTCGCGGCCGTCGCGGTACTCGGGTTCATCCTCAGACCGGAGACGGCGTCGGGATACATGAACAGTGCGAACGACTTCCTGTGGACGGTACTCGGCTGGTGGTACCTGATCGCGATGTTCGTCCTCGTCGCGTTCGTCGGGTTCCTGATATTCGGTCCGTGGGGGAACATCAAGCTCGGCGACGACGACGAGGAACCGGAGTTTACGTTTCTCGCGTACTTCGCGATGCTGTACTCGGCGGGAATCGCCGCCGGGATCGTGTTCTGGGGGCCGGCCGAGGCGATCTTCCACTACGACGCGGTTTCGCCGTTCGTGGGAGCGGAGTCGCAGTCGCCGGAAGCCGCCGTCGGGGCGATCCAGTACACCTTCTTCCACTGGGGAATCTCCGCGTGGACCGCGTACGTCGTCATGGCCCTACCGATCGCGTACTTCGCTTACCGGTACGACGCGCCGCTGCGTATCTCGACGGTACTCGCGCCGTGGATCGGCGTCGAGAATCTCGATAGCCCGATCGCGAAGGCCATCGACATCCTCGCGGTGTTCGCGACGATCGGCGGCGTCGCGACGACGCTCGGACTGGTCGGGAGCCAGTTCCTCGTCGGCGTCGAGTGGATGACCGGCGTGAGCGTCGGCGACTCCGGAACCGTTCTGGTGATCACCGGCCTCACCGTGGCGTTTACGATCTCCGTCGCGCTCGGCGTCGAGAAGGGGATTCGGCGGCTCTCGTACTTCAACATGGGACTGTTCGCCGTCGTGACCGTCGCGACGTTCGTCCTCGGTCCGACGGCGTACATCATGTCCGTCGGCACCGAGGCGCTCGGCGCGTACTTGAACCAGTTCGTCACGATGAGCTTCTACACCGGCGCCGCGGAGAGCACCGGCGGCGGCGTCGCCGAGTGGGTCGGCGGCTGGACGGTCTTCTACTGGGCGTGGTGGTTCTCCTGGACGCCGTTCGTCGGCCTGTTCATCGCCCGCATCTCGCGCGGTCGGACGGTGCGACAGGTCGCCGTCACGGGCGTGGTCGCATCGACGGGCGTCACGATCCCGTGGTTCGCCACCATGGGCGGGACGGCGATCTTCCTGCAGGAGTCCGGCCGGGCCGATATTCTCACCGTCGTCGGCGAGCTGGGCGAGGCCGGCTCCGGCTACCCGCTGTTCGAGGCGCTGCCGCTCGGCGGCCTGTTGACGGTGCTGTTCCTCGTACTCGTGACGACGTTCCTCGTCACCTCGGCGGACTCCTCGACGCTGGCGCTCGGGATGCTCACCACCGGCGGCGCCGAGAGCCCCTCGACGGTCAACCGCGTCATCTGGGGGTTCCTCATCGGCGCGCTCGCCTCCCTGCTGATGGTCACCGGCGGCGTCGACGCGCTGCAGGCGGCCGCGATCATCACCGGCGGGCCGTTCTCGATCATCGCCCTGCTCGCCGTCGCGTCGATGGGACTCGCGTTCGGGACCGAGCGCTCGCTGTTCCTCCGGGAGGAAGACGGCGTGGAGGTGCCCGGCACCGGCGACGTCGTCGGCGCCCAGGACGACGACTGA
- the ilvA gene encoding threonine ammonia-lyase: MNQEFKPVEFAEIEAARDRLDDESVVKHTPVERSTSLDELTGGEIHLKMEHLQWTGSFKTRGAYNKIAQCADDGEPGRVVAASAGNHAQGVALAATKLGVDATIVMPKGAPQAKVDATRSYGADVELVGDDFRGAMRHARGLVDDETTFVHAYDDPAIVAGQGTLGLEMYEDVPDADTVVVPIGGGGLIAGIATAYAERSPDARIVGVQAAGAATVPESLQKGDPVSLESVNTIADGIATGGISELTFSLIEEHVDEVVTVTDGEIARAILLLLERAKQVVEGAGAASVAAIISDELDVADETVLALLGGGNLDMTMLQTVLVHALSDREQLLRLRVRIDDRPGKMEEISGIIAGHNANIQTVRHDRSAPELDVGEAHLVFEIETSGAGQARAIIRSIRDHGYEVRHVNA, translated from the coding sequence ATGAATCAGGAGTTCAAACCCGTCGAGTTCGCCGAGATCGAGGCCGCCCGCGACCGCCTCGACGACGAGTCGGTCGTGAAACACACGCCGGTCGAACGGAGCACGTCCCTCGACGAGCTGACCGGCGGCGAAATCCACCTCAAGATGGAGCACCTGCAGTGGACGGGCTCGTTCAAGACGCGCGGCGCGTACAACAAGATCGCCCAGTGCGCCGACGACGGTGAACCGGGACGAGTCGTCGCGGCCAGCGCCGGCAACCACGCACAAGGCGTCGCGCTCGCGGCGACGAAACTCGGCGTCGACGCGACGATCGTCATGCCGAAGGGGGCGCCGCAGGCGAAGGTCGACGCGACCCGAAGCTACGGCGCCGACGTCGAACTAGTCGGCGACGACTTCCGGGGGGCGATGCGACACGCGCGCGGGCTCGTCGACGACGAAACGACGTTCGTTCACGCCTACGACGATCCAGCGATCGTCGCCGGACAGGGAACGCTCGGCCTCGAGATGTACGAGGACGTCCCCGACGCGGACACGGTCGTCGTCCCCATCGGCGGCGGCGGGCTCATCGCGGGAATCGCGACCGCCTACGCCGAACGCTCGCCGGACGCGCGCATCGTCGGGGTGCAGGCGGCGGGCGCCGCGACCGTTCCCGAGAGCTTGCAGAAGGGCGATCCGGTCTCGCTCGAGTCGGTGAACACGATCGCCGACGGGATCGCGACGGGCGGCATCTCCGAGCTGACGTTCTCGCTCATCGAGGAGCACGTCGACGAGGTGGTGACGGTGACCGACGGGGAGATCGCTCGGGCGATCCTGTTGCTGCTAGAGCGGGCGAAACAGGTCGTCGAGGGGGCGGGTGCGGCGTCGGTCGCCGCCATCATCAGCGACGAACTCGACGTCGCGGACGAGACGGTGCTGGCGCTGCTCGGCGGCGGCAACCTCGACATGACGATGCTCCAGACGGTCCTCGTCCACGCGTTGAGCGACCGCGAACAGCTGTTGCGACTGCGCGTTCGGATCGACGACCGGCCCGGAAAGATGGAGGAGATTTCCGGGATCATCGCCGGGCACAACGCCAACATCCAGACGGTTCGCCACGATCGATCCGCGCCCGAACTCGACGTCGGCGAGGCCCACCTCGTCTTCGAAATCGAGACCAGCGGGGCGGGCCAGGCGCGAGCGATCATCCGGTCGATCCGCGACCACGGGTACGAGGTCAGGCACGTCAACGCCTGA
- a CDS encoding HalOD1 output domain-containing protein has protein sequence MTVVQDTHDASRIDREMETAFVSYDWDSDESIAETIVSTVAKLSNAEPEDIDRLYDRIDPDSLETIFEPANESTGRNAGHVSFSFETYTVTIHATGTIVVSGTA, from the coding sequence ATGACCGTAGTTCAAGATACGCACGACGCGTCCAGGATCGACCGCGAAATGGAGACGGCCTTCGTCTCTTACGACTGGGACAGCGACGAGTCGATCGCTGAAACCATCGTTTCGACGGTCGCGAAGCTCTCGAACGCCGAACCCGAGGACATCGACCGACTCTACGACCGGATCGATCCCGACAGCCTCGAAACGATCTTCGAACCCGCGAACGAAAGCACCGGGCGAAACGCCGGACACGTATCGTTTTCGTTCGAAACGTACACCGTCACCATTCATGCAACAGGGACCATCGTCGTATCGGGTACGGCGTAA
- a CDS encoding Lrp/AsnC family transcriptional regulator: protein MSGTDPQLDTVDHGILHLLQKDARNNTTREIGEAVGVSAGTVRNRIEKLEDAGVIRGYVPDINYEKAGYQLEILFTCTAVDPSEALAEDILDKHGVVTVRKLLAGEENYHVTVVGTDTDDVSEIANSIRDCGLEIVRSEVLDEEYIQPFNHFGKEVSQNED from the coding sequence ATGAGTGGAACCGACCCGCAACTGGATACCGTAGACCACGGGATCCTTCACCTGCTGCAGAAGGACGCCCGGAACAACACGACTCGAGAGATCGGTGAAGCGGTGGGGGTCTCCGCCGGAACAGTTCGGAACCGAATCGAGAAACTGGAAGATGCTGGCGTAATTCGAGGGTACGTACCCGATATTAACTACGAGAAAGCGGGCTATCAGCTGGAAATTCTCTTCACCTGCACTGCAGTCGACCCGTCCGAAGCGCTCGCCGAGGACATCCTTGACAAACACGGCGTCGTCACCGTTCGAAAGTTGCTCGCCGGAGAAGAAAATTACCACGTCACGGTCGTTGGCACCGACACGGACGACGTTTCAGAGATCGCTAACTCGATCCGCGACTGCGGTCTCGAGATCGTGCGCTCCGAGGTTCTGGATGAGGAGTACATCCAACCGTTCAACCACTTCGGGAAAGAGGTGTCTCAGAACGAAGACTGA
- a CDS encoding response regulator, producing the protein MSAHSQPSADTSDGPVDILLVEDNPGDVRLIQEAFKETEIEQTHQVFTNGEDALDFLLESNECSPPDLVFLDLNLPGKDGCEILETIRDDSQLERLPVIILTSSEDSDDVERCYRANANAYLTKPTDLDELVSVVKSVEQFWAEHVQLPLISR; encoded by the coding sequence GTGAGTGCTCATAGTCAGCCAAGCGCCGACACGAGCGACGGACCCGTGGATATTCTACTCGTCGAAGATAACCCGGGCGACGTTCGACTCATTCAGGAGGCGTTCAAAGAAACGGAAATTGAACAGACACACCAGGTTTTTACTAACGGCGAAGATGCGCTGGATTTTCTTCTCGAGAGCAACGAGTGCTCGCCTCCGGATCTCGTCTTTTTGGACTTGAACCTCCCGGGAAAAGACGGGTGTGAAATTCTCGAAACGATCAGGGATGATTCACAGCTCGAACGCCTTCCCGTGATTATTCTTACGAGTTCCGAGGACAGCGACGACGTCGAGAGGTGCTACAGGGCTAACGCGAATGCCTATCTGACGAAGCCGACGGATCTCGACGAACTCGTTTCTGTAGTAAAATCGGTCGAACAATTTTGGGCCGAGCACGTCCAGTTACCGCTGATCTCACGGTGA
- a CDS encoding MFS transporter: MTRARLFGSLCGFVFLVNLARIVFAPLLDVFIAEFGIGEATAGLIVTLAWVGSASPRLPTGWLLTRVPRHHVVISSGIILAVSSGIAATATTIQHLMAGAFLMGIASGVYFVSANPLLSELYPERVGRIIGIHGAASQIAAVIAAPFVVLALFVDWRLSLWVIAVGAAAITAYTWYAASTTDLPTAGRADRDFVAGALSEWRLIVTSLAIVGAASFVWQGLFNFYELYMQWKGLSDWMAGAMLTIVFAAGVPAFYFGGDLADRFPHVPYLLGIVGAFSASVLLLTIAESLLALAVLTTIVGFVIHALFPAIDTYLLDTLPDSTRGSAYAVFSSSWMLMQAVGSSAVGLFLERGHTYDSVFGSSALLLGATIIVLVVLERTGRLPS, translated from the coding sequence GTGACTCGCGCCCGACTCTTCGGTTCCCTCTGTGGGTTCGTCTTTCTCGTCAACCTCGCCAGAATCGTCTTCGCGCCGCTCCTGGACGTTTTCATCGCCGAATTCGGTATCGGCGAGGCGACCGCCGGACTCATCGTGACGCTCGCGTGGGTGGGGAGCGCGTCCCCTCGACTGCCCACGGGGTGGCTCCTCACGAGAGTCCCGAGACACCACGTCGTGATCTCGTCCGGGATAATTCTCGCCGTCTCCTCCGGCATCGCTGCGACCGCGACGACGATCCAACACCTCATGGCCGGAGCCTTCCTCATGGGCATCGCCTCCGGCGTGTACTTCGTCTCGGCGAATCCGCTCTTGAGCGAACTGTACCCGGAGCGCGTCGGACGGATCATCGGGATCCACGGGGCCGCCAGCCAGATCGCCGCGGTGATCGCCGCCCCGTTCGTCGTCCTCGCGCTCTTCGTCGACTGGCGACTCTCGCTGTGGGTGATCGCCGTCGGTGCAGCAGCGATAACGGCCTACACGTGGTACGCCGCGAGCACGACCGATCTGCCGACGGCCGGACGGGCCGATCGCGACTTCGTGGCCGGCGCACTTTCGGAGTGGCGTCTCATCGTCACGTCGTTAGCGATCGTCGGCGCGGCATCGTTCGTCTGGCAAGGACTGTTCAACTTTTACGAACTGTACATGCAGTGGAAAGGGCTCTCCGATTGGATGGCGGGAGCGATGCTCACGATCGTCTTCGCCGCCGGCGTTCCCGCGTTTTACTTCGGCGGCGATCTAGCGGATAGATTTCCGCACGTCCCGTACCTGCTCGGAATCGTCGGCGCGTTCTCCGCAAGCGTATTGCTATTGACGATCGCAGAAAGCCTGCTCGCACTGGCCGTACTCACCACGATCGTCGGATTCGTCATCCACGCCCTGTTCCCGGCCATAGACACGTACCTCCTCGACACGCTCCCGGATTCGACGCGGGGCAGCGCCTACGCCGTGTTCAGTTCCAGCTGGATGCTCATGCAGGCGGTCGGTTCGTCCGCCGTCGGCCTGTTCCTCGAGCGCGGGCACACCTACGACTCGGTGTTCGGCAGTAGCGCTCTCCTCCTCGGAGCCACGATCATCGTCCTCGTGGTTCTCGAGCGGACGGGACGACTGCCGAGTTGA
- a CDS encoding S1C family serine protease has product MSTTTTFEQLYRETISSVVSIYVDPDQYRPGGTGSGFVYDADHVITNQHVVGNVEEVDLRFSDGSWGTGRVVGVDAHTDLAVIRIRNLPTDADPLPIAQRPPVSGVLVAALGNPMGLDGTITTGIVSGVNRSSPTGNGFTIPDTIQTDAAINPGNSGGPLVTLDGEVVGVNRAKAGENIGFAISAAVVTRVVPELIEHGRFRHPYLRIRTLDVSPTIAEANGLATPRGVLVVDSPLGPASAALRGCRRIRRVRGREVPVGGDVITGIDGHEIDTHENLQRYLLTETRPTDTIEIELLREGRATTEEVTLAERPDRATEPAAVHVQIE; this is encoded by the coding sequence ATGAGCACGACGACTACGTTCGAACAGCTGTATCGCGAAACCATCTCGTCGGTGGTGTCGATATACGTCGATCCGGACCAATATCGGCCGGGCGGCACCGGATCCGGATTCGTCTACGACGCCGACCACGTGATCACGAACCAGCACGTCGTTGGCAACGTCGAAGAGGTCGATCTCCGGTTCAGCGACGGGTCGTGGGGGACGGGCCGGGTTGTGGGAGTCGACGCGCACACGGACCTCGCGGTTATCCGGATCCGCAATCTCCCAACGGACGCGGATCCGTTGCCAATCGCCCAACGCCCCCCGGTGTCGGGTGTACTAGTCGCGGCGCTTGGCAACCCGATGGGACTGGACGGAACGATTACGACCGGAATCGTCAGCGGCGTAAATCGGTCGTCGCCGACGGGTAACGGTTTCACCATTCCGGACACCATTCAGACCGACGCCGCGATCAATCCCGGAAACAGCGGCGGCCCGCTCGTAACGCTCGACGGCGAAGTAGTCGGAGTTAATCGGGCGAAAGCCGGCGAGAATATCGGGTTCGCTATTTCCGCCGCAGTCGTCACCCGGGTGGTCCCCGAACTCATCGAGCACGGTCGATTCCGTCATCCCTACCTGCGCATTCGGACGCTGGACGTTTCGCCCACCATCGCCGAGGCCAACGGCCTGGCGACCCCTCGAGGCGTACTCGTGGTGGACTCACCTCTCGGTCCAGCGAGCGCAGCACTTCGAGGGTGTCGCAGAATCCGCCGGGTTCGTGGACGCGAGGTGCCCGTCGGCGGGGACGTGATTACGGGTATCGACGGTCACGAGATCGACACGCACGAGAACCTACAGCGCTATCTCCTCACCGAGACGCGACCGACCGACACGATCGAAATCGAGTTGCTCCGAGAGGGGCGGGCGACGACCGAAGAGGTTACGCTCGCCGAACGTCCCGACCGGGCGACCGAACCGGCCGCGGTGCACGTACAGATCGAGTGA
- a CDS encoding nuclear transport factor 2 family protein yields the protein MTTSATTREDVLDHHLEAFESQDLEAVMEDYTEESTIVTDMGTFRGLDEIEGLFANLFDEFDHPDASITMEEQLVEGEFGYIVWHAESAENVYEFATDTFHIPDDAIAFQTFAGKIRQKE from the coding sequence ATGACCACGAGCGCGACTACGAGAGAAGACGTACTGGACCACCACCTCGAGGCCTTCGAGAGCCAGGATCTCGAGGCCGTCATGGAGGACTACACGGAGGAATCGACGATCGTCACCGACATGGGGACGTTCCGCGGGCTGGACGAGATCGAGGGGCTGTTCGCGAACCTGTTCGACGAGTTCGACCACCCCGACGCGTCGATCACGATGGAGGAACAGCTCGTCGAGGGCGAGTTCGGCTACATCGTCTGGCACGCCGAGTCGGCGGAGAACGTCTACGAGTTCGCGACCGACACCTTCCACATTCCCGACGACGCGATCGCTTTCCAGACGTTCGCGGGGAAAATCAGACAGAAGGAGTAA
- a CDS encoding PD-(D/E)XK nuclease family protein has protein sequence MDGDRRVEESAYPPLEADGERVPVSIRGVVDLVHVSEDTVEIVDYKTERGRRAEAEYRTRQSVYYPALEEAYPDRTITASIGYTADGEREAAASLSRDERIELPCDRQRGNR, from the coding sequence ATGGACGGCGACCGCCGGGTCGAGGAGAGCGCGTACCCGCCGCTCGAGGCCGACGGCGAACGGGTACCCGTATCCATCCGCGGCGTCGTCGACTTGGTTCACGTATCCGAGGATACCGTCGAAATCGTCGACTACAAAACGGAGCGGGGGCGACGCGCCGAGGCGGAGTATCGGACGCGGCAAAGCGTGTACTACCCCGCCCTCGAGGAGGCGTATCCGGATCGGACGATCACCGCGAGCATCGGTTACACGGCGGACGGCGAACGAGAAGCGGCGGCGTCGCTCTCGAGGGACGAACGTATCGAACTGCCTTGTGATCGACAGCGTGGGAACCGATAG
- a CDS encoding DUF2080 family transposase-associated protein translates to MDRYEVERHEVHEAEVKPTGNGAHVLVPKRWRGATVKVVRVTDPSDEDE, encoded by the coding sequence ATGGATCGGTACGAGGTCGAAAGACACGAAGTCCACGAAGCCGAAGTCAAACCGACCGGCAACGGTGCTCACGTACTCGTTCCGAAGCGGTGGCGCGGTGCCACCGTCAAGGTCGTCCGTGTCACCGATCCGTCCGACGAAGACGAGTAG